Proteins co-encoded in one Candidatus Thiodictyon syntrophicum genomic window:
- a CDS encoding type II toxin-antitoxin system RelE/ParE family toxin: protein MPLEPILDVVFFRADVGTEPVRDWLKSLSRNDKGAIGADLKTVQFGWPVGMPVVRKLEPGLWEVRSRLDQRIARIIFTVSDRRMVLLHGFIKKSQKTPASDLDLARHRRAALDP from the coding sequence ATGCCGCTTGAGCCGATCCTTGATGTCGTCTTTTTCCGGGCCGACGTCGGCACGGAACCCGTGCGTGACTGGCTCAAGAGCTTATCCAGGAACGACAAGGGTGCCATCGGTGCGGACCTGAAGACCGTCCAGTTCGGTTGGCCGGTCGGAATGCCGGTCGTCCGCAAGCTTGAGCCGGGGTTGTGGGAGGTGCGTTCGCGACTGGATCAGCGAATCGCACGCATCATCTTTACCGTGTCCGACCGCCGCATGGTTCTGCTGCATGGATTCATCAAGAAATCCCAGAAGACCCCGGCCAGTGACCTCGACCTGGCCAGGCACCGCAGAGCGGCGCTTGACCCCTGA